The Nostoc sp. 'Lobaria pulmonaria (5183) cyanobiont' genome window below encodes:
- a CDS encoding DNA phosphorothioation-associated protein 4, with translation MAANRIRVAKDKAELVKSLVASKDTTGPFQTYVEIMVFAAALGVKYKKRVPLGETTKREPSPIPQENFASLGYDLIIKLLGINETQDINIVSSREEQDEDKRTQIFEEYANGGLEILQNELRGSVDYSERLLLVLISERGTKEQLEEEFDLSKFLN, from the coding sequence ATGGCTGCAAATAGAATCAGGGTTGCTAAAGATAAAGCTGAGTTGGTGAAATCTCTAGTCGCATCAAAAGACACAACTGGGCCTTTTCAGACTTATGTAGAAATTATGGTGTTTGCAGCAGCATTAGGCGTTAAATATAAAAAGCGCGTTCCTTTGGGGGAAACCACAAAAAGAGAACCATCTCCAATTCCACAAGAAAATTTTGCTTCATTGGGATATGACCTAATCATTAAATTATTAGGAATTAATGAAACTCAAGATATTAACATAGTCTCATCTAGAGAAGAACAAGACGAAGATAAACGTACTCAAATATTTGAAGAATATGCTAATGGAGGGCTGGAAATTTTACAAAACGAGTTGCGGGGTTCTGTTGACTACTCAGAGCGACTTCTATTAGTCCTAATTTCTGAAAGAGGAACAAAAGAACAGCTAGAAGAAGAGTTTGACCTGAGTAAATTCTTAAATTGA
- a CDS encoding HNH endonuclease codes for MKNIAYYCQTFAELNVSNSRKRGNAKYKPILLLSVIDLIARGVITINEIPVSDELIQIFERYWNVIGSSSYKGGLHYPFFHLQNEGFWYLKFKPEFNGLQPKTINKLKEAVEYAYLDSELFNFLQDEFSRKELIDALVAAFFSDNKNNIETFLQINQTFQDDLVEIEKLIETGNLDINPRLRWKRAVIRNAFFRTAIIHIYDYRCAFCGLKVTKKANQNIVDGAHIKPFSQFYNSKINNGIALCKNHHWAFDRGWFAVDEQYKIIVSNDLEEVSPHAKPMKYFHGETILLPNTEQHFPELEALQWHRQNIFQA; via the coding sequence ATGAAAAATATAGCGTATTATTGTCAAACATTTGCTGAATTAAATGTGAGTAATAGCCGGAAGCGTGGTAATGCTAAATATAAACCAATATTACTTTTATCTGTAATTGATTTGATTGCACGAGGTGTCATTACTATTAATGAGATTCCAGTTTCAGACGAATTGATTCAAATATTTGAGAGGTATTGGAATGTAATCGGTTCTTCGTCTTACAAAGGTGGTTTACACTATCCCTTCTTTCATCTGCAAAATGAGGGTTTTTGGTACTTAAAATTTAAGCCTGAATTTAATGGGTTGCAACCAAAAACAATTAACAAACTAAAAGAGGCTGTTGAATACGCATATTTAGACAGTGAATTATTTAATTTTTTGCAAGATGAATTTTCCAGAAAAGAACTAATTGACGCACTTGTAGCAGCTTTCTTTTCTGATAATAAAAATAATATAGAAACTTTTTTACAAATTAATCAAACTTTCCAAGATGACCTAGTAGAGATAGAAAAATTAATTGAAACAGGAAATTTAGATATTAATCCTAGATTGAGGTGGAAACGAGCAGTTATTAGAAATGCTTTCTTTCGGACAGCAATTATACATATTTATGATTACAGATGTGCCTTTTGTGGACTCAAAGTAACTAAAAAAGCAAATCAAAATATTGTGGATGGCGCACACATCAAGCCATTCTCACAGTTTTATAATAGTAAAATTAATAATGGAATTGCTCTTTGCAAAAATCATCATTGGGCATTTGATAGGGGTTGGTTTGCTGTAGATGAGCAATACAAAATCATAGTTAGTAATGATTTGGAAGAAGTATCTCCCCATGCTAAACCGATGAAATATTTTCATGGTGAAACAATACTTCTACCAAATACAGAGCAACACTTTCCAGAACTGGAAGCGTTGCAATGGCATCGCCAAAATATATTTCAAGCATAA
- the dndC gene encoding DNA phosphorothioation system sulfurtransferase DndC — translation MTTAQQPENKVQQARTVAELVDSIQALTTEIQELYCLDEIPWVVGYSGGKDSTATLQLIWNAIAGLPVEKRKKTIHVITTDTLVENPVVSVWVRKSLERMRVTAKEQKMPIEPHLLQPEIKETFWVSLIGKGYPTPRGKFRWCTDRLKIHPSNRFIRDVVRVNGEVILVLGTRKAESIKRAISMEKHQAGSLKDRLVSDSSSPTSLLYHSASLPNSLIYSPIEDWRTDEVWIYLNQWQNPWEYSNKDLFTMYRGATADNECPLVVDTSTPSCGDSRFGCWVCTIVTKDKSMEAMIQNDQEKEWMQPLLDIRNELDNRDDRDKRDFRRIWGEVQLFERHVDGEACIEPIHGPYTKYWREHWLRRLLEAQTKTRRTAPENMRDITLITLEEMSEIRRIWLEEKHEFDDSLPRIYQEVTGEEFQDPRPGADYSLLGRDEWIVLEEICEGDAMHLELMAKLLDTERQYRKKTRRVGIYETLEKCFNTSSRSPEDAIKNARLKRELSEAVSQGDVAKVKQMTLGDVAAINEVDEGESESDEQVTWASMKFKKEDLEE, via the coding sequence ATGACTACAGCACAACAACCAGAAAATAAAGTTCAGCAAGCACGTACTGTAGCAGAGTTAGTGGACTCTATCCAAGCTCTCACGACTGAAATTCAAGAATTGTATTGTTTAGATGAGATACCTTGGGTGGTGGGGTATTCGGGCGGAAAAGATAGTACTGCCACTTTACAGCTTATCTGGAATGCGATCGCAGGACTACCAGTTGAAAAGCGAAAAAAGACAATTCATGTTATTACAACTGACACACTGGTAGAAAACCCTGTAGTCTCTGTTTGGGTACGCAAATCCTTAGAAAGGATGAGGGTTACTGCTAAAGAACAGAAAATGCCAATTGAACCCCATTTATTACAACCAGAAATCAAAGAGACATTCTGGGTAAGCTTGATTGGTAAAGGTTATCCAACGCCGCGAGGAAAATTTCGTTGGTGTACAGACCGTCTGAAAATTCATCCTTCTAACCGCTTTATCCGTGATGTGGTTAGAGTAAATGGGGAAGTTATTCTTGTTTTAGGTACGCGTAAGGCTGAAAGTATCAAACGTGCTATCTCAATGGAAAAACATCAAGCAGGTAGCCTAAAAGATCGCCTCGTTTCTGATTCAAGTTCACCTACATCCCTGCTTTACCATAGTGCAAGCTTACCTAATTCTTTAATTTATAGCCCCATCGAAGATTGGCGTACTGATGAAGTTTGGATTTACCTAAATCAGTGGCAAAACCCTTGGGAATATAGCAACAAAGACTTGTTCACTATGTATCGAGGTGCAACAGCCGATAATGAATGCCCACTAGTTGTTGATACTTCTACTCCTAGCTGTGGTGATTCCCGATTTGGATGCTGGGTTTGCACAATTGTTACTAAGGATAAATCAATGGAGGCAATGATTCAAAATGATCAAGAGAAAGAATGGATGCAGCCTCTATTAGATATCCGCAATGAATTAGATAATAGAGATGACCGCGATAAAAGAGACTTCCGTCGCATCTGGGGAGAAGTCCAACTTTTTGAGCGTCATGTAGATGGTGAAGCCTGTATTGAACCAATTCATGGGCCTTATACCAAATATTGGCGTGAGCATTGGCTCAGACGATTATTAGAAGCGCAAACAAAAACCCGTCGGACAGCGCCAGAAAATATGCGCGACATCACCCTAATTACTCTAGAAGAAATGAGCGAAATTCGCCGTATTTGGCTAGAAGAAAAACACGAATTTGATGATAGCTTACCCCGGATTTATCAAGAAGTGACTGGCGAAGAATTTCAAGACCCCCGTCCTGGTGCTGACTATAGCCTACTAGGTCGTGATGAATGGATAGTATTAGAAGAAATCTGTGAAGGTGATGCGATGCACTTGGAACTCATGGCAAAATTGTTAGACACAGAACGCCAGTATCGCAAAAAGACTCGTCGCGTGGGAATATATGAAACTCTAGAAAAATGTTTTAATACCAGTTCCCGTTCTCCAGAAGATGCAATTAAAAATGCTCGTTTGAAACGCGAATTAAGCGAAGCAGTTAGTCAAGGTGACGTTGCAAAAGTCAAGCAGATGACTTTGGGCGATGTTGCAGCAATCAATGAAGTAGATGAAGGTGAAAGTGAAAGTGATGAACAGGTAACTTGGGCAAGTATGAAATTTAAAAAGGAAGATTTAGAAGAATAA
- a CDS encoding Uma2 family endonuclease: MVASPDGKYMTAQEYLEWEEHQDIKYEYINGEVFAMTGGTIPHTTIALNLASALKSHLRGSSCRAFMADAKVGVSENGPFHYPDVVVSCDERDRQAIKFIQYPCLIVEVLSPSTEAYDRGRKFIQYRRIQTLQEYVLIDAEKISLDCFRLNERGIWELHPYEEGDEVHLTSVDFHFPISLVYEDVQFSI; the protein is encoded by the coding sequence ATGGTTGCGAGTCCAGACGGAAAGTATATGACTGCCCAGGAATACTTGGAATGGGAAGAACACCAAGATATTAAATACGAATATATCAATGGTGAAGTTTTCGCCATGACTGGGGGTACAATTCCCCATACTACTATTGCTCTCAATTTGGCTTCGGCGTTAAAAAGCCACTTACGAGGTAGTTCGTGTCGCGCTTTTATGGCGGATGCAAAAGTAGGTGTATCTGAAAACGGGCCGTTTCACTATCCAGATGTTGTGGTGAGTTGTGATGAACGGGACAGACAAGCGATTAAATTTATTCAGTATCCTTGTCTAATTGTCGAAGTTCTCTCTCCTAGTACAGAAGCTTACGACAGAGGTCGTAAATTTATTCAGTATCGCCGTATTCAGACTTTACAAGAATATGTCCTCATTGACGCTGAAAAAATTAGTTTAGATTGTTTTCGGTTAAATGAGAGAGGAATCTGGGAGTTACATCCTTATGAAGAAGGGGATGAAGTTCATTTAACTAGTGTTGATTTTCACTTTCCTATTTCTTTGGTTTATGAGGATGTTCAGTTTTCAATATAA
- a CDS encoding AAA family ATPase, protein MKLTSIKLCNFRSFYGTTPEMILAGGDAQNTTIIHGNNGSGKTSLLNAFTWVLYDKFSAAFASIEQLVNKRAIAETKKGQAVECWVEIGWEHEGKRYRVKRACRGYKNEGDFDAGKTQLTMWVGADDGKWNIPTQQPDDIINQILPATLHQYFFFDGERIEEIVRSDKKAEIAEATKIFLGVEVINRSIRHLGDAKKTLENELKAIGDSETKQLLRQQEKLERERERITKRQTEIKEELEYQQTFKKETSNRLRELSAAKELQERWQDLESQKVANQEEYKKNKEALKKVISARGYTVLLSETTSQFRGIINDLKQRGELTSGISREFVNDLLNSQRCICGAELHAGNHSHTHVSTWLNKAGSSAVEETAIRMSAQVDEIDKQAIGFWEEVDREQARINQLRQSISQIEGDLDNIQERLRKDANEEISSLQKRLDEIESKIDELNREQGANQQQIAQLTTEIEGLNKQIAKQKLNEDKQTLAQRRINATQDAIERLTEVRNRQEQQFRLQLEKRVQEIFTEISVTPYIPKISEKYELTLVENTTGVEAPVAASTGENQILSLSFIASIIDKVREWSEKRKMMMIPDSSTFPIVMDSPFGSLDENSRRHIAKTIPQLANQLIVLVTKTQWRGEVEAEMTERIGREYVLTYYSSKPDCEQDYIELGGERYPLVKQSPNEYEYTEIIAVERNV, encoded by the coding sequence CTTTGCATCGATAGAGCAGTTGGTAAATAAGCGTGCGATCGCAGAAACTAAAAAAGGTCAAGCTGTAGAATGTTGGGTAGAAATTGGCTGGGAACATGAAGGTAAACGCTATCGAGTTAAACGCGCCTGTCGGGGTTATAAAAACGAAGGTGATTTTGACGCTGGCAAAACTCAATTAACTATGTGGGTTGGTGCGGATGATGGCAAATGGAATATACCAACTCAGCAACCAGACGATATAATTAATCAAATTTTACCCGCTACTTTACATCAATATTTTTTCTTTGACGGCGAACGAATTGAAGAAATAGTCCGTTCTGATAAAAAAGCTGAAATTGCTGAAGCTACAAAAATTTTCTTGGGTGTAGAAGTAATCAACCGTTCCATCAGACATTTGGGAGATGCTAAAAAAACTCTAGAAAATGAGTTAAAAGCTATTGGGGATTCTGAAACTAAACAACTATTACGACAGCAAGAAAAGTTAGAACGCGAACGTGAACGTATTACTAAACGGCAAACAGAAATTAAAGAAGAGTTAGAATATCAACAAACTTTTAAAAAAGAGACAAGTAACCGTTTGCGAGAATTAAGTGCTGCTAAGGAATTGCAAGAAAGATGGCAGGATTTAGAATCGCAGAAAGTTGCGAATCAAGAAGAATATAAAAAAAACAAGGAAGCGCTGAAAAAAGTTATTTCCGCGCGGGGTTATACCGTTTTACTCTCAGAAACTACATCCCAGTTTCGAGGAATTATCAATGATTTGAAGCAGAGAGGCGAGTTAACATCAGGAATTTCGCGGGAATTTGTGAATGATTTACTCAATTCTCAGCGCTGTATTTGTGGCGCAGAATTGCACGCGGGTAATCATTCTCATACTCATGTGAGTACTTGGTTAAATAAAGCCGGTTCCTCGGCGGTGGAAGAAACTGCAATTCGCATGAGCGCACAAGTAGATGAAATTGATAAGCAAGCCATAGGTTTTTGGGAAGAAGTTGATAGAGAACAAGCCAGAATTAATCAGTTAAGGCAAAGTATATCTCAAATTGAAGGCGATTTAGACAATATTCAAGAACGGTTGCGAAAAGATGCTAATGAAGAAATTAGCAGTTTACAAAAACGCTTAGATGAAATTGAAAGTAAAATTGATGAATTGAATCGAGAACAGGGTGCAAATCAGCAGCAAATTGCTCAACTCACAACTGAGATTGAAGGTTTAAATAAACAAATTGCAAAGCAAAAGCTGAATGAAGACAAGCAAACTCTAGCACAGCGACGAATTAACGCCACTCAAGATGCAATTGAACGGTTAACGGAAGTTAGAAATCGTCAAGAACAACAATTTCGCCTGCAACTAGAAAAGCGAGTACAAGAAATATTCACGGAGATTTCTGTAACTCCATACATTCCTAAAATTAGTGAAAAATATGAACTGACATTAGTAGAAAATACCACAGGTGTAGAAGCACCAGTTGCAGCATCCACTGGGGAAAATCAGATTCTCAGTTTATCCTTTATTGCCAGCATCATTGACAAAGTACGGGAATGGAGTGAAAAGCGGAAAATGATGATGATTCCCGATAGTAGCACTTTCCCAATTGTCATGGATTCACCCTTCGGTAGTTTAGATGAGAATTCGCGGCGACACATTGCGAAGACAATTCCCCAATTAGCGAATCAGTTGATAGTTTTAGTTACTAAGACTCAGTGGCGGGGTGAAGTTGAAGCAGAAATGACAGAGAGAATTGGTAGAGAATATGTGCTTACGTATTATTCATCTAAGCCGGATTGCGAACAAGATTATATTGAGTTGGGTGGAGAAAGATATCCTTTGGTGAAACAAAGTCCGAATGAGTATGAATATACTGAAATTATTGCGGTTGAACGTAATGTTTAA
- a CDS encoding DGQHR domain-containing protein, which translates to MKDSTSDPTADIAREYLERENKEKQVLALLLEKFLGRKDQILVQKTQMGGTEAYVSSVTLEWFAGRVHFASGLPLFQKKYNPETDNVEIDADSIDEIQQRPLDWSRQAPLVQYLAARQNHKFPPVLVVINQPWVDNPKAAEWDSEGRATKSTTDFIPLDKDGKVGLLNISEDDVTIYALDGQHRLMGVQGLMELIKTRKLQRYKKDKGVDDSFITVNDLIDKYQVDLAYLQNLPKEKIGIEFICAVAAGETRTQARRRVRSIFVHVNLMAAPLTKGQLTQLNEDDGFAIVARKIAVTHPLLEQRQERNPRVNWNSATVASNSTVLTTLQALQDMSERYLGQKFPHWKPLEKGLIPMRPEDEELEQGIKEFSKLFDSLASLSSYKILEHEDTAALRRFSFEKDGGEGNMLFRPVAQVALAQALGILVFKKGFSLADIFKKLRKFDQQGGFSGMEYPQSLWYGVLYDPNKKRVQVAGRDLAAKLLVYILGGVQEQMERAELRKALADARTVEDKTIGFDGKFVEPKAVGLPPIL; encoded by the coding sequence ATGAAAGATAGTACATCTGACCCAACTGCTGACATCGCTAGAGAGTACCTGGAACGAGAAAACAAGGAAAAACAGGTACTAGCTTTACTCCTGGAGAAGTTTTTAGGGAGAAAAGATCAGATTCTCGTTCAAAAAACCCAGATGGGTGGTACTGAGGCTTATGTTAGCTCTGTTACATTGGAATGGTTTGCTGGTCGTGTTCACTTTGCCTCTGGCTTACCTCTGTTTCAGAAAAAGTACAATCCAGAGACAGATAATGTCGAGATAGATGCGGATAGCATTGATGAAATTCAGCAGCGTCCCCTTGATTGGTCACGTCAAGCGCCGCTAGTGCAGTATTTAGCCGCTCGACAAAATCACAAATTTCCACCAGTGCTGGTGGTGATTAATCAACCGTGGGTAGATAATCCCAAAGCTGCTGAGTGGGATAGTGAAGGACGCGCCACAAAGTCTACTACTGATTTTATACCTCTAGATAAAGACGGCAAAGTAGGTTTGCTAAATATTTCTGAGGATGATGTGACTATTTATGCATTAGATGGTCAACACCGATTAATGGGTGTACAGGGGTTGATGGAGTTAATTAAAACTCGTAAACTCCAGCGCTATAAAAAAGATAAAGGTGTTGATGACAGTTTTATTACAGTCAATGATTTGATTGACAAGTACCAAGTAGACCTTGCTTACTTGCAAAATTTACCCAAGGAAAAAATTGGTATTGAGTTCATCTGTGCGGTAGCGGCTGGGGAAACTCGCACCCAAGCGAGGCGGAGGGTGAGATCGATTTTTGTTCATGTCAACCTGATGGCTGCACCCTTGACTAAAGGTCAGCTAACACAGTTGAATGAAGATGATGGTTTTGCGATCGTTGCTAGAAAAATTGCAGTTACACATCCACTATTAGAACAACGACAAGAGCGCAATCCCCGTGTCAATTGGAATAGTGCAACAGTGGCTTCCAATTCTACAGTTTTAACGACTTTGCAAGCTCTGCAAGATATGTCTGAGCGATATTTGGGTCAAAAGTTCCCTCACTGGAAACCCTTGGAGAAAGGTTTAATTCCCATGCGTCCAGAGGATGAAGAACTTGAGCAGGGAATTAAGGAATTCAGCAAGCTATTTGATTCTTTAGCTAGTCTTTCCAGTTATAAAATTTTAGAACACGAGGATACAGCAGCTTTACGGCGGTTCAGCTTTGAGAAAGATGGAGGTGAAGGAAATATGCTTTTCCGTCCGGTTGCTCAAGTTGCATTAGCGCAAGCTTTGGGAATTTTGGTATTTAAAAAAGGTTTTTCCCTAGCAGATATTTTTAAGAAACTGCGGAAGTTTGACCAGCAAGGCGGCTTTAGTGGTATGGAATATCCCCAATCTCTCTGGTATGGGGTTTTGTACGACCCAAATAAAAAGCGGGTGCAGGTTGCTGGACGAGATTTGGCGGCGAAGTTATTGGTTTACATCTTGGGTGGAGTTCAGGAACAGATGGAACGTGCTGAACTTCGTAAGGCTTTAGCGGATGCTAGGACTGTGGAAGATAAAACTATAGGTTTTGATGGCAAGTTTGTTGAACCGAAAGCGGTAGGACTTCCACCTATCTTGTAA